Genomic segment of Deltaproteobacteria bacterium GWC2_65_14:
AGCGTCGTCTTCCCCAGGCCCGGCGGACCCGAGAGGAGCACATGGTCGAGCGGCTCCTTCCGGTTCCTGGCCGCCTCGATGAAGGTCGCAAGGTTGGAGACGATCGGGGCCTGCCCGATGAACTCGGAGAGGAATTTCGGCCGCAGGGAGAGCTCGGATCCCCCTTCCCCCCCGCCGGTCTTCGGATCCACGACGCGTCCTTCCACTTCGCCTCCCTCGTGCGCGTTCCCGCTCACCGGCGCGGTCCCGAAAGCCGCTTCAGCGCGCCCCGGATCAGGATCTCCGTGGAGGCCTCCGCCCCGGCCTCCTTGCGGACGCCGCCCACCGTCACCTGCGCCTCGGCCCGGGAGAAGCCCAGGGAGACCATCGCCTGGACTGCTTCGGCCTCGGGAGCGGAAGGACCCGCGGGTCCCTCATCCTCCGGGGCGGGAGTGAATTCGACCGCCACTTTCCTGAGCCGGTCCGGCAGTTCCATCGCGATCCGCTGCGCCAGTTTTTTCCCGATGCCGGGGACCCTCGTGAAGGGGGCCGCGTCCTCGCGCGCGCAGGCGGACAGCACGCCGGAGATCCCCAGGACCGACAGCACGGCGACCGCGGACTTCGGCCCGACGCCGCTCACCCCGATGATCGCCAGGAAGATCTGCCGCTCGGTCTCCGACGAGAACCCGAAGAGATCGGAGCCCCCCTCGCGCACCTGGAGGAAGGTCCGCAGGAGGCAGGATTCCCCGTCGGGAGGAAGGTCGGCGCGGGTTACGGAGGACACGTGCACGCGGAAGCCCACCCCCGCGCATTCCACGACAACGAAATCCTTCCCCCCGCCCGACAGGCGTCCGCGCAGATGGTCGATCATGGGAAATCATGATAGCACGTGCCGCCATCGTTCCACACTGGCCGTTGGGACCCCCGGGTGTCCGGAAAGGGATCTCCTTCGGGGCCCTACGCCGGATCCCGGGTCACCGCCCGGCAGAAGGCCATCGCCAGGGCGTCGGAGGCATCGGGGGGGACCTTTACCCGGATGCCGAGGAGGCGGCAGACCATCTCGCCGACCTGCTCCTTCGGCGCGGCGCCGAAGCCGGTAGCGGAGAGCTTGATCTCTTTCGCGCTGTATTCGTGGACGAGGACTCCCGAGGCGCGGCAGGCCACGATGGCGG
This window contains:
- a CDS encoding Holliday junction DNA helicase RuvA, which encodes MIDHLRGRLSGGGKDFVVVECAGVGFRVHVSSVTRADLPPDGESCLLRTFLQVREGGSDLFGFSSETERQIFLAIIGVSGVGPKSAVAVLSVLGISGVLSACAREDAAPFTRVPGIGKKLAQRIAMELPDRLRKVAVEFTPAPEDEGPAGPSAPEAEAVQAMVSLGFSRAEAQVTVGGVRKEAGAEASTEILIRGALKRLSGPRR